From Spirochaetota bacterium, a single genomic window includes:
- a CDS encoding DUF1566 domain-containing protein: MKIMKIQLKFALVLMIAVSLAFTACTGDGDSGDVTVLEIGNEFQGGKMAYILESGDPGYDANVQHGLIAATEDQSTIIMWAIAAFQSTAVPDTGTALGTGSANTDKIIAQNGAGSTYAAGLARAYNGGSYTDWYLPSLNELNQLYLNRVAVGGFADSAYWSSSEDSAANSWVQVFSDGSQLNADKGDGIRVRAVRAF, encoded by the coding sequence ATGAAGATTATGAAGATTCAACTGAAATTTGCATTAGTTTTAATGATTGCGGTATCGTTGGCTTTTACTGCCTGCACTGGAGATGGTGATAGCGGAGATGTGACGGTACTGGAAATCGGCAACGAGTTTCAAGGTGGAAAAATGGCGTACATACTTGAGTCAGGCGACCCTGGATATGATGCTAATGTGCAGCACGGTCTGATCGCGGCTACCGAAGACCAGAGTACAATAATAATGTGGGCTATCGCGGCTTTCCAGTCAACAGCAGTCCCGGACACTGGAACCGCACTTGGAACTGGTTCTGCAAATACTGATAAGATCATTGCACAAAATGGAGCAGGTAGTACCTACGCTGCAGGTTTGGCTCGCGCATACAACGGCGGCAGTTATACCGACTGGTATTTGCCATCACTTAATGAACTTAATCAACTATACCTTAATAGAGTAGCAGTTGGCGGTTTCGCTGATAGCGCCTATTGGAGTTCGTCTGAGGACAGTGCTGCCAACTCGTGGGTCCAGGTTTTTAGCGATGGCAGCCAGCTCAACGCCGATAAGGGTGATGGAATTCGTGTTCGGGCTGTTCGGGCATTTTAA
- a CDS encoding response regulator, which yields MNHFIAGKRKPVCPGGAGKNSYRMIACVIILTGLYARPLFSDPISITDATKSIPLGKHLELHEDPDAIESIASLCNPGNDARWVKSKAENPALGFTKSAYWARFALKNEERHDLEVYIEQNYILINDMKLFEPDKEGFRITEIGNRKPFYDRPVIYRTLVVPLKIRAGTQETYYLRYLTEGAMNIRPVIWQREAFREKIYNEDIVLWMFYGIMLIMALYNLFLFFSIRDVTYLYLSLHIVVMSLLMMNLHGISFQYLWPNQVWWAVISYPVFMGLTGFAIFQFVRYFLRTMDQDRPLMKYADRSFKILALAGLVMSVLTLVTGNYRIGNLVISAFVVVFAVVGVSIALVLLFTPGPWVRRIKFFVAAFGLYIIGTLMYALKTFTILPDVFLTAYSMQIGTVFEVAILSFALADTIHVMKNDLADLNVHLEDKIRDRTDELRASNEKLKEMDKVKSNFFTNLSHEIKTPLTLISNYMDQYIRIHGSSDEIKVVRRGIDKLLADMVNFFDVLKFERGADLYDHTQVSRLSDILRQKTELFASMVYGKEITISSDIERDLFAKADPLAIERIINNLIENAIRYNRKGGQIHVALKSDDDEISFLVKDTGIGIDRVQLGNIFEPYFQVTHNKRNIQGIGMGLSIVKSIVESLRGTIRVDSEPGTGTTFTVVLEKYRPIEGDVIHSEMLAVRPADTVPHFRELPDVPPVTGARSSVLVVEDNRDLLALMRTRLGERYRVTAALNGREALEKLAGMPPPDVIISDIMMDEMDGYGFIEKITELPGYRDIPFVFVTAKSGSDDRIDGLNRGAIDYIFKPFVMEELISKIDSILRYQDLKKAAFDRDKFMSLGMLLGGISHEIFNPLSGITGPLDNLKRLIDETDLGANERVLRYFRNIHESAEKIEGIVNNIRILYSNKTLEKEPIDVGETARIVVAEHRERNGGRIRFDTDIENAVSIMGNRDAFRQILDNLVANAMESISGTGSISIAAERMDGAARIRVADTGCGIPHEHRDRIFDAFYTTKDVGRGVGLGLNIVKNLAVKMDWDLTVDSEPGKGTVFTIVAKE from the coding sequence ATGAACCATTTTATCGCAGGCAAGAGGAAGCCCGTGTGCCCCGGCGGCGCGGGAAAAAATTCATATAGAATGATCGCCTGTGTAATCATACTCACCGGATTGTACGCCCGCCCGCTCTTTTCCGACCCCATTTCAATAACCGACGCCACGAAGAGTATCCCGCTGGGAAAGCATCTCGAGCTTCATGAAGATCCCGATGCGATAGAAAGCATTGCATCGCTGTGTAATCCGGGGAACGACGCGAGGTGGGTAAAATCGAAGGCCGAAAACCCCGCATTAGGATTTACGAAATCGGCGTACTGGGCGCGGTTTGCGCTGAAGAATGAAGAGCGGCACGACCTGGAAGTCTACATCGAGCAGAATTATATCTTAATCAACGACATGAAGCTTTTTGAACCGGACAAGGAGGGATTCCGGATCACCGAAATCGGGAACAGGAAACCCTTTTACGACCGGCCGGTGATATACCGGACGCTGGTAGTGCCGCTGAAAATCAGGGCGGGCACGCAGGAAACGTATTACCTGCGTTACTTAACCGAAGGCGCCATGAACATCCGGCCCGTTATCTGGCAGCGGGAGGCTTTCAGGGAGAAGATCTACAACGAGGACATCGTCCTGTGGATGTTCTACGGCATCATGCTTATCATGGCGTTGTACAATCTCTTCCTGTTTTTTTCGATCCGCGATGTCACCTATCTCTACCTGAGCCTGCACATCGTCGTGATGAGCCTGCTCATGATGAATCTCCATGGAATCTCGTTCCAGTATCTCTGGCCCAACCAGGTCTGGTGGGCCGTCATCTCCTATCCCGTATTTATGGGCCTGACCGGTTTTGCCATCTTCCAGTTCGTCAGGTATTTCCTGCGAACTATGGACCAGGACCGGCCCTTGATGAAATACGCGGATAGGTCGTTCAAAATATTGGCCCTGGCCGGCCTTGTCATGTCGGTGCTGACACTGGTGACGGGAAACTACCGTATCGGCAATTTAGTGATTTCTGCGTTCGTGGTGGTTTTCGCCGTTGTGGGCGTTTCGATCGCGCTGGTGCTGCTGTTCACCCCGGGACCCTGGGTCAGGCGGATCAAGTTCTTTGTCGCCGCGTTCGGGCTCTACATAATCGGCACGCTGATGTACGCGCTTAAAACGTTCACGATCCTGCCGGATGTATTCTTGACCGCGTACTCGATGCAGATCGGCACCGTGTTCGAAGTGGCCATCCTCTCGTTCGCCCTCGCCGACACGATCCACGTGATGAAGAACGACCTTGCGGACCTGAACGTGCATCTCGAGGACAAGATCAGGGATCGCACCGACGAGCTCCGCGCGTCCAACGAGAAGCTCAAGGAAATGGACAAGGTCAAATCGAATTTCTTCACCAACCTCTCGCACGAAATAAAGACGCCGCTCACGCTCATCTCGAATTACATGGACCAGTATATCCGCATCCACGGATCGAGCGACGAGATAAAGGTGGTCAGGCGGGGCATAGACAAGCTCCTCGCCGACATGGTGAATTTCTTCGATGTGCTGAAATTCGAGCGCGGTGCCGATCTCTACGATCATACGCAGGTATCCCGGCTCTCCGATATACTGCGCCAGAAAACGGAGCTCTTCGCCAGCATGGTGTACGGCAAGGAAATCACCATTTCATCCGACATCGAACGCGATCTGTTCGCGAAGGCCGACCCACTGGCGATAGAGCGCATAATCAACAACCTCATAGAAAACGCCATCCGGTATAACAGGAAGGGCGGACAAATTCATGTCGCGCTCAAATCGGATGACGACGAGATTTCGTTTTTGGTGAAAGATACGGGCATCGGCATCGACAGGGTGCAGCTCGGGAATATATTCGAACCGTATTTCCAGGTGACCCACAATAAGCGCAATATCCAGGGAATCGGCATGGGGCTTTCAATCGTGAAAAGCATCGTGGAATCGCTCCGTGGTACCATACGCGTCGACAGCGAACCGGGCACCGGGACGACCTTCACCGTTGTGCTGGAAAAATATCGGCCCATCGAAGGGGACGTTATACACAGTGAAATGCTCGCGGTCAGGCCTGCGGACACCGTCCCGCATTTCCGGGAATTGCCCGACGTTCCTCCCGTAACGGGAGCGCGCAGCAGCGTCCTCGTCGTCGAGGACAACCGGGACCTTCTCGCGCTCATGCGCACCAGGCTGGGGGAGCGCTACCGGGTGACAGCGGCGCTCAACGGGAGGGAGGCGCTGGAAAAGCTCGCGGGAATGCCGCCGCCTGACGTCATCATATCCGATATCATGATGGACGAGATGGACGGGTACGGCTTTATCGAGAAGATCACGGAATTGCCCGGCTACAGGGACATCCCGTTCGTGTTCGTAACCGCGAAATCCGGCAGCGACGACAGGATCGACGGCCTGAACAGGGGCGCGATCGATTACATATTCAAGCCCTTCGTCATGGAGGAACTCATTTCCAAGATCGATTCCATCCTGAGATACCAGGACCTGAAAAAAGCTGCCTTCGATAGGGACAAGTTCATGTCGCTGGGCATGCTGCTGGGCGGTATATCGCATGAAATTTTCAACCCGTTATCCGGCATAACGGGACCCCTGGACAACCTGAAAAGGCTGATCGACGAAACCGATCTGGGAGCAAACGAAAGGGTGCTCCGGTATTTCCGTAATATCCATGAAAGCGCGGAGAAGATAGAGGGAATCGTCAACAATATCAGGATCCTGTACTCGAATAAAACCCTGGAGAAGGAACCCATCGATGTGGGGGAGACGGCGCGAATAGTCGTCGCGGAGCATCGTGAACGGAATGGGGGTCGGATACGCTTCGATACGGATATCGAAAATGCCGTCTCGATCATGGGTAACAGGGACGCCTTCCGACAGATACTGGATAACCTCGTCGCCAACGCCATGGAATCCATTTCGGGAACGGGATCCATCTCGATTGCGGCGGAGAGGATGGACGGCGCCGCGCGCATCCGGGTCGCCGATACGGGATGCGGAATTCCGCATGAACACAGGGACAGGATATTCGACGCCTTCTATACCACGAAGGACGTCGGCCGTGGAGTGGGACTCGGGCTTAACATCGTGAAAAACCTGGCCGTAAAAATGGACTGGGATCTGACGGTCGACTCCGAGCCCGGCAAAGGAACTGTCTTCACCATCGTCGCGAAGGAATGA